Proteins co-encoded in one Flavivirga eckloniae genomic window:
- a CDS encoding FecR family protein, with product MKHLIYKFLSNTITHVELEELRKWLKNKDNKKTFNAHVRDLYAINMLYNNAIDVDKALKNVLMNISKPTKVTPLYKRSIFKYAAAILIFVSAGYFFLIKDNPLIKGPTIVNNNIEIGTDKAILTLDDGSMVALEKGKTYVADNIISNGEEITYNSTTTSKPEVAYNYLTVPRGGQYHIKLSDGTAVWLNSESKLKYPVTFNEGKTRQVELVYGEAYFDVSASTNHKGSKFKVQTGIQEVEVLGTEFNIKAYNDEDAIYTTLVEGKVSVKNTFNVNVLNPNQQSIINIGTGLVQINDIEVKTVIGWVQGQFVFKRKSLKDIMKILSRWYDVDVVFTNKELENVIFTGTLYKKQNIEEILLLIKNTNFINTYRINNKTIVLN from the coding sequence TTGAAACATTTAATTTATAAATTTTTATCCAATACAATAACTCATGTAGAGTTAGAAGAACTTCGTAAATGGCTGAAAAACAAAGATAACAAGAAAACTTTTAATGCACATGTAAGGGACCTCTACGCAATAAATATGCTTTATAATAATGCTATAGATGTTGACAAGGCCCTAAAGAATGTGTTAATGAATATTAGTAAGCCTACTAAAGTAACTCCTCTATACAAAAGAAGCATCTTTAAATACGCAGCCGCCATTTTAATATTTGTTTCTGCTGGCTATTTCTTTTTAATTAAAGACAATCCACTAATTAAAGGGCCTACGATTGTAAATAATAATATTGAAATTGGAACAGACAAGGCAATACTTACCTTAGATGATGGTTCTATGGTAGCTTTAGAAAAAGGGAAAACCTATGTCGCTGATAATATAATTAGTAACGGAGAAGAAATCACCTATAATTCTACAACAACATCAAAACCAGAAGTAGCATATAACTATTTGACTGTACCTAGAGGTGGTCAATACCATATTAAATTATCTGATGGAACAGCAGTCTGGCTAAATTCTGAATCTAAATTAAAATACCCCGTAACTTTTAATGAAGGTAAAACCAGACAAGTAGAGTTAGTTTATGGAGAAGCCTATTTTGATGTCTCAGCAAGCACAAATCATAAAGGTTCTAAATTTAAAGTACAAACAGGAATTCAGGAAGTAGAAGTTTTAGGTACAGAATTTAATATTAAAGCTTATAATGATGAAGATGCTATTTATACAACCTTAGTAGAGGGAAAAGTGTCCGTCAAAAATACCTTTAACGTCAATGTGTTAAATCCAAATCAACAATCGATAATTAACATTGGTACAGGTTTAGTACAAATAAATGACATTGAAGTTAAGACTGTTATCGGCTGGGTACAAGGTCAATTTGTTTTTAAAAGAAAGTCTTTAAAAGATATTATGAAAATACTCTCTAGATGGTATGATGTGGATGTGGTATTTACAAATAAAGAGCTAGAAAACGTAATATTTACCGGCACATTATACAAAAAACAGAATATAGAAGAAATTTTACTTTTAATTAAGAACACTAATTTTATAAATACCTATAGAATAAATAATAAAACCATCGTATTAAACTAA
- a CDS encoding RagB/SusD family nutrient uptake outer membrane protein: protein MKKIKIFSLISIIAIFLGGCEPESEFLEADNLGVINFGKVSDYNLLFENNNILGDIRNTDPTGYMADNLKLSPFEASQLSGTSLAMYKWDENLYEIQESPHAWTQHYKAIFTYNAILNEIDDAVDANVLSNIELIKKYKAEALLGRAFEHLWLVNLYAQPYSSDNLSTPGIPYMYTADVSAPTPSRETLVETYKKIETDLLNALENLPETNDARRGSKLAAYGVLTRMYLYMQNYDKVIEYAQQVLDIKSDVNDYTLFPALDAFGKHTNPDNLYVRYINENPQYFFKNPTEDLAALYSALDARALGLYYFNLGSLVFWLDFFQINSGVTLPEIILCKAEAHARKGELSQALEALNNLERKRIIGFTDLNSNNQEEVLTWVLNERRRETANNGLRFADMRRLQLEGRIGTITHTVDEETISLEEGSNKYTLQIPQIVLDKNPEMEPNPR from the coding sequence ATGAAAAAAATAAAAATATTTTCTTTAATTAGTATAATCGCTATATTTTTAGGCGGTTGTGAGCCTGAAAGTGAATTTCTAGAAGCAGACAATTTAGGTGTCATAAATTTTGGTAAAGTTTCAGATTACAATTTGTTATTTGAGAATAACAATATTCTAGGTGACATTAGAAATACTGACCCAACTGGGTATATGGCAGATAATCTTAAATTATCTCCATTTGAAGCTAGTCAACTTTCAGGAACTTCTCTAGCAATGTACAAATGGGATGAAAATCTTTATGAAATACAAGAGTCACCACACGCATGGACTCAGCATTATAAAGCAATATTTACATACAACGCTATTTTAAATGAAATAGATGATGCCGTAGATGCTAATGTGCTTTCTAATATTGAATTAATCAAAAAGTACAAGGCAGAAGCTCTTTTAGGCAGAGCCTTTGAACACCTTTGGCTCGTAAATTTATATGCGCAACCTTATAGCAGTGATAATTTATCCACTCCTGGAATTCCGTATATGTACACAGCAGATGTTTCTGCGCCAACACCTTCAAGAGAAACATTAGTAGAAACCTATAAAAAAATAGAAACAGATCTACTAAATGCTTTAGAAAATTTGCCGGAAACAAATGATGCGCGTAGAGGAAGTAAACTAGCTGCATATGGAGTGCTAACCAGAATGTATTTATATATGCAAAATTATGATAAAGTAATTGAGTATGCTCAACAGGTATTAGATATTAAAAGTGATGTTAATGACTATACTTTATTTCCAGCGCTAGATGCTTTCGGAAAACACACAAATCCAGACAATCTTTATGTTCGTTATATAAATGAAAATCCTCAGTATTTTTTCAAAAATCCAACAGAAGATTTAGCTGCCTTGTACTCAGCATTAGATGCAAGAGCTCTAGGGTTATACTATTTTAATTTAGGATCTTTAGTATTTTGGCTCGATTTTTTTCAAATAAACTCTGGTGTTACCTTACCAGAAATAATTTTGTGTAAAGCAGAAGCCCATGCTAGAAAAGGGGAACTCAGTCAGGCACTGGAAGCACTTAACAACTTAGAAAGAAAACGTATTATCGGCTTTACAGATTTAAATTCAAATAATCAAGAAGAAGTTTTAACATGGGTTTTAAACGAACGTAGAAGAGAAACAGCCAATAATGGGTTACGCTTTGCCGATATGCGACGATTACAATTAGAAGGGCGTATTGGTACTATAACACATACAGTAGATGAGGAAACTATATCTTTAGAAGAAGGTAGCAATAAGTATACCCTACAAATTCCTCAAATAGTTCTAGATAAAAATCCTGAAATGGAGCCAAACCCTAGATAA
- a CDS encoding RNA polymerase sigma factor: MHSKENAKLIDRLKKGEENAYMLLFDKYHKRLYAYSMTLIDDHASAQDIVQNVYLKTWRSRKNLDNKLSIKSFLFKSVYNEFLNTYKKDRAIMLLQMKYYDSLDEIVENTSHQSIEKMVELITKEIEKLPPKCKQVFKLSKKEGLTNVEISEFLNVSIKTVEAQITKAFSVLREKLSDKYDNILYMFMVFEHRNFLNTPSIK; this comes from the coding sequence ATGCATTCAAAAGAAAACGCGAAATTAATTGATAGATTAAAAAAAGGCGAGGAAAACGCCTACATGCTTTTATTTGACAAATATCACAAAAGATTATATGCTTATTCAATGACACTGATCGATGATCATGCATCTGCCCAAGATATTGTCCAAAATGTATATTTGAAAACATGGCGTTCGCGTAAAAATCTTGATAACAAACTTTCCATAAAAAGTTTTTTATTCAAGTCCGTTTATAATGAGTTTTTAAATACTTATAAAAAAGATAGAGCCATAATGCTCTTACAAATGAAATATTATGATTCTTTGGACGAGATCGTGGAAAATACGAGTCATCAATCTATAGAAAAAATGGTTGAACTTATAACCAAAGAAATAGAAAAATTACCTCCAAAATGTAAACAGGTATTCAAACTAAGCAAAAAGGAAGGCCTTACTAATGTAGAAATATCTGAATTTTTGAATGTTTCCATAAAAACAGTGGAAGCTCAAATAACAAAAGCTTTTTCTGTACTTAGGGAAAAATTAAGCGATAAATACGATAACATTCTCTACATGTTTATGGTTTTTGAGCATCGTAATTTTTTAAATACTCCGAGCATTAAATAG
- a CDS encoding FecR family protein: MSKKTIQNIIIKYLTNSANANELDLLQNWIEAPLNEQMFKEFVKIHYAVVYMNNPNQDKIKKRLQREIRMDKTFVLRKRFRTVLKYAAIAILLISTGYFLTNVQFISSGDQPIIVKEKSITLESESGEIIVISKENDGKILKSNGQVVGIQKGDKLLYNYDENGIEKIVYNTLNIPYGKRYNLVLSDGTLVHLNSGSKLKYPVKFIKGEERLVFLEGEAFFDVAHDKQHPFKVEAEELSIQVLGTKFNLSNYTEDGYTDVVLTNGSVNLEYGAGTNDEKKVILKPGFKGSFNKTDKTIFTKKVNTAIYTSWLNGNLVFRNAPFDIIIKRLERKYNVIIINNNEKLLGETFNATIEVDKENIVQVFEYFKRIHDIQYQVFDNKIIIN, translated from the coding sequence ATGAGTAAAAAAACTATTCAAAATATTATAATAAAATACCTTACCAATTCTGCTAATGCAAATGAATTGGATTTACTTCAGAATTGGATAGAAGCCCCATTAAATGAACAAATGTTCAAAGAATTTGTTAAAATACATTATGCAGTAGTATATATGAATAATCCAAATCAAGACAAGATCAAAAAACGATTGCAAAGAGAAATAAGAATGGATAAGACCTTTGTTCTTAGAAAAAGATTTAGAACGGTACTTAAATATGCCGCGATAGCAATATTACTTATCAGTACAGGTTATTTTTTAACTAACGTACAGTTCATTTCTTCTGGTGATCAACCCATTATTGTAAAAGAGAAAAGTATTACACTTGAGTCTGAGAGTGGAGAAATTATAGTGATTTCTAAAGAGAATGATGGCAAGATCCTAAAATCTAACGGACAAGTTGTTGGTATTCAAAAAGGAGATAAATTGTTATATAATTATGATGAAAACGGTATCGAAAAAATCGTTTATAACACGCTTAATATTCCTTATGGGAAGAGGTACAACCTTGTTTTGTCTGATGGAACTTTGGTGCATCTTAATTCAGGTAGTAAGCTTAAATACCCAGTAAAATTTATTAAAGGAGAGGAAAGGCTTGTTTTTTTGGAGGGCGAAGCTTTTTTTGATGTAGCTCATGATAAACAACACCCTTTTAAGGTTGAAGCCGAAGAACTCAGTATTCAAGTACTGGGTACAAAATTTAATCTTTCCAATTACACCGAAGATGGTTATACAGATGTAGTACTGACCAATGGATCTGTAAATCTTGAATACGGAGCAGGTACGAATGACGAAAAAAAAGTAATTCTTAAACCTGGTTTCAAGGGGTCGTTCAATAAAACGGATAAAACTATTTTCACCAAAAAGGTTAATACGGCTATTTATACGTCTTGGTTAAATGGTAATTTGGTATTTAGAAATGCGCCGTTTGATATTATTATCAAAAGACTGGAAAGAAAGTATAACGTGATCATCATTAATAATAACGAAAAACTTTTAGGTGAAACTTTTAATGCAACTATAGAAGTGGACAAAGAGAATATAGTACAGGTGTTCGAATATTTTAAAAGAATACATGATATACAGTACCAAGTATTTGATAATAAAATTATAATAAACTAA
- a CDS encoding TlpA family protein disulfide reductase, protein MKRIKKIFLILITGVMFTSCQGQDNTIKFSGTINNTANKKVEFGKVGSIKEIELDDQGRFTFEDGTLEKGYYKLSGEIPIFLYLAPGFDLKMIQNGRDVTFEGKGAAENNFLRALYIRRSHYIQLSTTFLEKVNLDLTDFKTFVNEYVSWVNTELSTQDFNAEFIKTEKAKANLLAKNSMLHYSYMHGTFMGVDSPLKQYLNSVDPKDENSPEVIRISDSIQKEMDKMKLSEEESTEMSNNALESFTFNNQRMFESFSLGYADLMDFKIQAAALLKFSKYYYALDVEKQNDFLNLIPLEEFKRNVIIDTISNTVIKEALLWRFTAQLIKSAPTKAKDHYDIFIKNNTNPLYSEKIEKIYTAATKLDKGKLSPKFVNYENAAGGTTSLDDLSGSYVYIDVWATWCGPCKKEIPSLKVLEKEYHGKNIKFVSLSVDTEKAHDAWKKMVKDMELSGIQLIADKAFKSDFVSAYLINSIPRFLLIDPEGNIVDENAPRPSSEDIRPLFDKLLQ, encoded by the coding sequence ATGAAGAGAATAAAAAAAATATTTTTAATATTAATCACTGGTGTTATGTTCACATCGTGTCAAGGTCAAGATAACACTATAAAGTTTTCTGGAACTATTAATAATACTGCTAATAAAAAAGTTGAATTTGGCAAAGTTGGTAGTATAAAGGAAATAGAACTAGATGATCAAGGCCGTTTCACCTTTGAAGATGGAACTCTAGAAAAAGGATATTATAAGTTAAGTGGAGAGATACCCATCTTTTTATATTTAGCGCCAGGTTTTGACTTAAAAATGATCCAAAATGGTAGAGATGTTACTTTTGAAGGGAAGGGTGCTGCAGAAAATAACTTTTTAAGAGCGTTATATATACGAAGAAGTCACTATATACAACTCTCTACTACATTCCTTGAGAAAGTAAATCTTGATCTGACTGATTTTAAGACGTTTGTTAACGAATATGTCAGTTGGGTTAACACAGAATTAAGTACTCAGGATTTTAATGCAGAATTTATAAAAACAGAAAAAGCTAAAGCTAATTTGTTAGCTAAGAATTCAATGCTTCATTACTCTTATATGCATGGTACTTTTATGGGGGTTGATAGTCCTTTAAAACAATACCTAAATTCTGTAGATCCAAAAGATGAAAACTCACCTGAGGTGATAAGAATCTCTGATAGTATACAAAAAGAAATGGATAAAATGAAACTTTCTGAGGAGGAGAGTACGGAAATGTCTAATAACGCGCTAGAAAGTTTTACTTTTAATAATCAACGTATGTTTGAATCTTTCTCACTGGGATATGCTGATCTTATGGATTTTAAAATCCAAGCAGCTGCTCTTCTAAAATTTTCGAAATATTATTATGCCTTAGATGTAGAAAAGCAAAATGACTTTTTAAACCTAATCCCGTTAGAAGAGTTTAAACGCAATGTTATTATAGATACGATTTCAAACACGGTAATCAAAGAAGCATTATTGTGGAGGTTCACAGCACAACTCATTAAATCAGCGCCCACTAAAGCGAAAGATCATTATGATATTTTTATTAAGAATAATACAAATCCTTTGTATTCAGAAAAAATAGAAAAGATCTATACAGCGGCAACTAAGCTTGATAAAGGAAAACTTTCTCCAAAATTTGTTAATTATGAAAATGCGGCTGGAGGTACTACAAGTTTAGATGATTTAAGCGGATCGTATGTGTATATCGATGTTTGGGCAACATGGTGTGGTCCTTGTAAAAAAGAAATTCCATCTTTAAAAGTTCTTGAAAAAGAATACCATGGTAAAAACATAAAGTTTGTTAGTCTTTCGGTAGATACTGAGAAAGCACACGATGCTTGGAAAAAAATGGTTAAAGATATGGAGTTGTCAGGTATTCAATTAATAGCAGATAAGGCTTTTAAATCTGATTTTGTAAGTGCTTATTTAATTAATTCTATTCCTAGGTTTTTATTAATAGACCCAGAAGGGAATATTGTAGATGAAAACGCTCCAAGACCTTCAAGTGAGGACATTAGACCTTTGTTTGATAAGTTGTTACAATAG
- a CDS encoding cellulase family glycosylhydrolase, with the protein MSGTDTTWGTPEDKAQMDDTFDQIYNKFIINNKPVIMGEWGSLDHNGTNTADRINHVS; encoded by the coding sequence TTGAGTGGAACAGATACAACTTGGGGAACACCAGAAGATAAAGCTCAAATGGATGATACATTCGATCAAATTTATAATAAATTTATAATAAATAATAAGCCTGTAATTATGGGTGAATGGGGATCTTTAGATCATAATGGCACAAATACAGCAGATCGCATAAATCATGTTAGTTAG
- a CDS encoding SusC/RagA family TonB-linked outer membrane protein has protein sequence MEIKLTNVLFFSLTTGIRKKLLIIIMRTFIFLFCATVFGFSPNNVLSQNAKIKIDADKTLSVDEVFTLITDQTDYAFIYQADLFKDSPKIVLKKGVIKANELLKQSLSSGRFDFSFTNANTIVIKKTPITLQQITVSGKVINENGAPLAGIGVVVVVIDPNNRNSDYLIRGTSTDFDGGFKIIAESGNNLVVSGIGYETYEEKVVSNKTTYNITLIEKANELDEVVIVHDGFQSKSIEKTTGAYNHIKTKEIERQIGSSLTDALEGLTAGLTINTFGNGLEGDNNIPRFFVRGVGTFGNTQPLIVLDGFPIDAERLELISNQDIESVTLLKDAAAASIWGAGGANGVLVITSKKGKKGKTSFSLRNTITVQQRPDLSYLNLVSSQDAINIERDIFNRDPGGLPVRSDFENNNTPYSPVYDALFSFNEGTINQTQLDSRLADLASYNNSKEIENSFLNAPITNITNFSFSGATDKLNYYGAFNHIKEEIAFVGDKNKTININLKTDYQVNDKTNIKIATNYVIGKYKESAVPELRGRFRIVPQVFNILPYQRLRDENGNPLAISGNYPNSTIDKIIGLGGKDLTYRPLDDLNDYDFKNKENTTRINATIRRDIFNGLSAELSYLYQKTNNLEERLFTDRSYFTRNFLVETAAVETDITTGEILDYTQALPDGSIKRNVDNQSTTNSFRAQLNFNKSFTNGKHKVDAILGTERRKMERQRNTYSLFGFNEGNLSSIPADLTIVQNPNVFLNISPNLNQYNSAFKQDERLSSYYFNGSYLFNSKYGFTASGRIDRSSQFSLSKQFLGSAGLKWNIDREAFFNVKWINNLDIRGTWGILGNAPLIGESTLVNTGRTGNHFLTNDVFISITNPANKKLTFEVTETKNLGLDFVVFNNRISGSIDYYNKVSSDIISTNITDPTSGFFNVSENIADITNKGLELRLNTVNVKLKDFKWSTDINLSYNKNDVDHSNVNVNNVFGNNAVNLEGYPAYSIFGFRFAGLNDAGLAQAFRTNENGEQVTTTNRGDLVFEDLEHVGTAIPKTTIGFGNNITYKGFDLYFRFIYNGGHILKLEEVGGFNLNSTGELSNTFNNSELNYWQNPGDEENTSVPALGTDIFNYTLRSRASDLGFAPADYLKLRQVILSYTLDKKWLQKTPISSVKLHFQARNLWYWAKNNHNIDPEAYLPQTGQRTLPVEPSYSFGATINF, from the coding sequence ATGGAAATTAAATTAACCAATGTTCTTTTCTTCTCATTAACCACTGGGATTAGAAAAAAATTACTAATTATCATTATGAGAACCTTTATATTCTTGTTCTGTGCAACAGTCTTTGGCTTTTCTCCTAATAATGTTCTATCACAGAACGCAAAGATTAAAATTGATGCGGATAAAACGCTAAGTGTTGATGAGGTTTTTACCCTTATTACAGATCAAACTGACTATGCCTTTATTTATCAGGCAGATTTATTTAAAGACTCCCCAAAAATAGTTTTAAAAAAAGGTGTTATAAAAGCCAATGAATTGCTGAAACAAAGTCTTTCTAGCGGACGTTTTGATTTTAGCTTCACAAATGCAAATACTATTGTAATTAAAAAAACACCAATAACTTTACAACAGATTACAGTTTCTGGGAAAGTGATAAATGAAAACGGAGCGCCTCTTGCGGGGATAGGCGTTGTTGTTGTAGTTATCGATCCTAACAATCGTAATTCAGACTATTTAATCCGAGGCACCAGTACAGACTTTGATGGGGGGTTTAAAATTATTGCAGAGAGTGGTAATAATTTAGTCGTTTCAGGTATTGGTTATGAAACATATGAAGAAAAAGTCGTTTCAAATAAAACAACATACAATATAACTTTAATAGAAAAAGCAAATGAATTAGATGAAGTCGTTATAGTGCATGATGGGTTTCAGTCAAAATCAATTGAAAAAACTACAGGAGCATATAATCATATAAAAACTAAAGAGATTGAAAGACAAATAGGTTCTAGTTTAACTGATGCTTTAGAAGGATTAACTGCGGGACTAACAATTAACACTTTTGGTAATGGCCTTGAAGGTGATAATAATATTCCTAGATTTTTTGTTAGAGGCGTTGGTACCTTTGGTAATACACAGCCCCTTATTGTTTTAGACGGTTTCCCTATAGATGCAGAGAGGTTAGAATTAATTAGCAACCAAGATATAGAAAGCGTAACCTTATTAAAGGACGCTGCTGCCGCTTCTATTTGGGGAGCTGGTGGAGCAAATGGGGTTTTAGTTATAACGAGTAAAAAAGGAAAAAAAGGTAAAACTTCATTTTCCTTAAGAAATACGATCACCGTACAACAAAGACCAGACTTATCTTATTTAAACTTGGTAAGTTCTCAAGATGCAATTAACATAGAAAGAGACATTTTCAATCGAGATCCTGGTGGGTTACCAGTAAGATCGGATTTTGAAAATAATAATACTCCTTACTCTCCAGTTTATGACGCTTTATTTTCTTTTAATGAGGGTACTATTAACCAAACTCAATTAGATAGTAGATTGGCAGATTTAGCTTCTTATAACAATAGTAAGGAGATAGAAAATTCATTTTTAAATGCTCCTATTACCAATATTACTAATTTTAGTTTTAGTGGAGCTACCGATAAATTAAATTATTATGGGGCGTTTAACCATATCAAAGAAGAAATTGCTTTTGTTGGAGATAAGAACAAAACAATAAATATTAATTTAAAAACGGATTATCAAGTTAATGATAAAACGAACATAAAAATAGCAACCAATTATGTTATAGGTAAGTATAAAGAGTCTGCAGTACCTGAATTGCGTGGGCGTTTCAGGATTGTCCCTCAAGTTTTTAATATTTTGCCTTATCAAAGATTACGAGATGAAAATGGAAATCCTTTAGCAATAAGCGGTAATTATCCTAATTCGACAATTGATAAAATTATTGGTCTAGGAGGAAAGGATCTTACTTATAGACCCCTTGATGATTTAAATGATTACGATTTTAAGAATAAAGAAAATACAACCAGAATAAATGCAACTATAAGAAGGGATATCTTTAATGGATTGTCTGCTGAATTATCATATTTATATCAAAAAACTAACAACCTAGAGGAAAGATTATTTACAGATCGTTCTTATTTTACGAGAAATTTTCTGGTAGAAACTGCAGCTGTAGAAACCGACATTACTACAGGAGAAATACTTGATTATACACAAGCACTGCCAGATGGTAGTATTAAAAGAAATGTTGATAATCAATCTACAACAAATTCGTTCAGAGCCCAACTTAATTTCAACAAGTCGTTTACAAATGGTAAGCATAAAGTAGACGCAATATTAGGAACGGAGAGAAGAAAAATGGAACGTCAAAGAAATACATATAGCTTATTTGGGTTTAATGAAGGAAATTTATCTTCTATTCCTGCAGATCTAACTATAGTTCAAAATCCTAATGTCTTTTTAAATATATCTCCTAATTTAAATCAATACAATTCTGCTTTTAAACAAGATGAAAGATTATCCTCTTATTATTTTAATGGGAGTTATTTATTTAATAGCAAATACGGCTTTACCGCATCGGGAAGAATAGATCGCTCTAGTCAATTTTCATTATCAAAACAGTTTTTAGGATCAGCAGGGTTAAAATGGAATATTGATAGAGAGGCTTTTTTTAATGTAAAATGGATAAATAATTTAGACATAAGAGGTACATGGGGAATATTAGGTAATGCCCCTCTAATTGGAGAGAGTACTCTTGTTAATACAGGTCGTACAGGAAATCATTTTTTAACAAATGATGTGTTTATCTCTATTACTAATCCAGCAAATAAAAAATTAACTTTTGAAGTAACAGAAACAAAGAACTTAGGTCTTGATTTTGTTGTTTTTAATAATAGAATTAGTGGAAGCATAGATTATTATAACAAAGTATCCTCTGATATTATATCTACAAACATTACAGATCCAACATCCGGTTTTTTTAATGTTTCCGAAAACATAGCAGATATTACTAATAAAGGTTTAGAACTTAGGCTAAATACTGTTAACGTAAAATTGAAAGACTTTAAATGGAGTACAGACATTAATTTATCTTATAATAAAAATGATGTAGATCATTCTAATGTAAATGTTAATAATGTTTTTGGAAACAATGCAGTTAATCTGGAAGGGTACCCTGCTTATAGTATTTTTGGATTCCGTTTTGCCGGTCTAAACGATGCGGGCTTAGCTCAAGCTTTTCGCACTAACGAAAACGGAGAACAAGTAACTACCACTAATAGAGGAGATTTAGTATTCGAAGATTTAGAGCATGTTGGTACTGCCATACCAAAAACAACTATTGGGTTTGGGAACAATATTACTTACAAAGGGTTTGATCTTTACTTTAGATTTATTTACAATGGAGGACATATACTAAAACTTGAAGAAGTGGGCGGTTTTAATCTTAATAGCACTGGAGAATTATCAAATACCTTTAATAATAGTGAACTTAATTATTGGCAAAACCCTGGTGACGAAGAAAATACTAGTGTCCCAGCTTTAGGAACTGATATTTTTAATTATACTCTTAGAAGCAGAGCTTCAGATTTAGGCTTTGCTCCTGCAGATTACCTAAAACTAAGACAAGTTATTCTTAGCTATACTTTAGACAAAAAATGGTTGCAAAAAACACCAATTTCAAGCGTAAAATTACATTTTCAAGCAAGAAATTTATGGTACTGGGCAAAAAACAACCATAATATAGACCCTGAAGCTTATCTACCTCAAACTGGACAAAGAACACTTCCTGTAGAGCCTAGTTACAGCTTCGGAGCAACTATCAATTTTTAA
- a CDS encoding RNA polymerase sigma factor, giving the protein MDDLLLIESIQNNDKQAFSVLFEKYYNALVAYITTFSSDRELSEDIIQQTFIIIWTKRHKLNINRSPKSYLYSVAYNTYIDHCRKMKSRNSFFDDLREIALRDSIVEDSELLEKRLNKLKDIIESLPRGCKEILKLNKFNGLEYKDVAIKLGISRKTVETQMTIAFKKIRKGFENDNMFLFFIRSLNNISKPKK; this is encoded by the coding sequence ATGGACGATTTACTATTAATTGAATCTATTCAAAACAATGACAAACAAGCATTTAGTGTGTTGTTTGAAAAGTATTATAATGCTTTAGTTGCTTACATAACAACATTTTCTAGTGATAGGGAATTGTCTGAAGATATTATTCAACAAACATTTATCATTATTTGGACCAAACGCCATAAACTTAATATTAATAGATCTCCCAAGAGTTATTTGTATTCGGTTGCCTATAATACATATATAGACCATTGTAGAAAGATGAAAAGTAGGAATTCTTTTTTTGATGATTTGCGTGAAATAGCATTACGCGATTCTATTGTTGAGGATAGTGAATTACTAGAGAAACGTTTAAATAAGCTGAAAGATATAATTGAATCTCTACCTCGTGGTTGTAAAGAAATACTAAAACTCAATAAATTTAATGGGTTGGAATACAAAGATGTTGCAATAAAATTGGGGATATCTAGAAAAACCGTCGAAACTCAAATGACCATTGCTTTTAAAAAAATCCGTAAAGGGTTTGAGAATGATAATATGTTTTTATTTTTTATTAGAAGTTTAAACAACATTTCAAAACCTAAAAAATAA